In Daphnia pulicaria isolate SC F1-1A chromosome 9, SC_F0-13Bv2, whole genome shotgun sequence, a single genomic region encodes these proteins:
- the LOC124313012 gene encoding cryptochrome-1-like, translated as MNNKPVVIHWFRKGLRLHDNPALLNALEKVGESHYELRPVFILDPWFVKNAKVGPNRWRFLVQSLQDLDDNLKKIGSRLFILKGSPTEMFKKYFKEWNVKKLTFEVDIEPYAKTRDEEIKKLADHHSVTVVAKVSHTIYDLEKVFKANGNKAPLTYVKFQSVVAKFGTPEKALNAPGKLPKQCQTLLLSDKYNVPLLEEMQVDLTELGKELYRGGETEALARMEKYMSQQDWVCKFSKPDTSPNSIEPSTTVLSPYLKFGCLSPRLMYQRLHEIIDGRKHTSPPTSLTGQMLWREFYYTCGAYTPNFDRMVGNPVCKQIPWKVDPEDEHFVAWKNGRTGYPFIDAIMIQLRTEGWIHHLARHAVACFLTRGDLWVSWELGQQVFEELLLDADWALNAGNWMWLSASAFFHSYFRVYSPVAFGKKTDKHGDYIKKYLPILKKFPTEYIYEPWKAPLSVQKTAGCIIGKDYPERIVDHDVVMKENLAKMKKAYQGGKEEAPEGEPVKRKKSASNESPPKITKFFKKN; from the exons ATGAATAATAAACCAGTAGTGATTCATTGGTTTCGTAAAGGCCTTCGCCTGCACGACAATCCAGCACTTTTGAATGCCCTCGAGAAG GTTGGCGAAAGTCATTATGAATTGAGGCCTGTCTTCATTCTGGACCCATG GTTTGTCAAGAATGCCAAGGTTGGTCCTAATCGCTGGAGGTTCCTCGTTCAAAGCCTTCAGGACCTGGATGACAATTTGAAGAAGATTGGGTCTCGTTTGTTCATACTTAAAGGATCACCAACAGAAATGTTCAAGAAATACTTCAAAGAATggaatgtcaagaaattgacATTCGAGGTTGACATAGAGCCATATGCCAAAACACGGGATGAAGAGATTAAAAAGCTTGCTGACCATCACTCTGTCACTGTGGTTGCCAAAGTTTCTCACACCATTTATGACCTGGAAaa GGTTTTTAAGGCGAATGGTAATAAAGCTCCATTGACATATGTAAAATTTCAATCTGTTGTGGCCAAATTTGGAACACCTGAAAAGGCATTGAATGCTCCTGGAAAATTGCCCAAACAGTGCCAAACTTTGCTTTTATCTGACAAGTATAATGTTCCACTATTGGAAGAAATGCAAGTAGATTTGACTGAGTTAGGGAAAGAACTCTATCGCGGAGGAGAAACTGAAGCCCTGGCCAGGATGGAAAAGTACATGAGTCAACAA GATTGGGTGTGCAAATTTAGTAAACCGGACACGTCACCCAACAGCATTGAACCATCAACCACTGTGTTGAGCCCTTACCTCAAATTTGGCTGCTTGTCACCCCGCTTAATGTATCAACGTCTTCACGAG ATAATTGACGGCCGTAAACACACGAGTCCGCCGACATCGCTGACGGGTCAGATGCTTTGGCGAGAGTTTTACTACACTTGCGGGGCATACACTCCCAACTTTGATCGAATGGTAGGGAATCCCGTGTGCAAACAAATTCCCTGGAAAGTTGACCCAGAAGACGAGCATTTTGTCGCTTGGAAAAAT GGCAGAACTGGATATCCTTTTATCGATGCCATCATGATACAATTACGAACTGAAGGTTGGATTCATCACTTGGCCCGTCACGCAGTTGCGTGTTTCCTAACGCGCGGAGATCTATGGGTCTCTTGGGAACTTGGCCAACAG GTTTTTGAAGAACTACTGCTTGATGCTGACTGGGCATTGAACGCTGGAAACTGGATGTGGCTCTCTGCTTCAGCTTTCTTTCATAGCTATTTTCGAGTTTATAGCCCCGTAGCTTTTGGCAAGAAGACTGATAAACACGGCGATTACATCAA GAAGTATTTGCCAATTTTGAAGAAATTCCCAACAGAGTACATTTACGAGCCGTGGAAAGCTCCTCTGAGTGTCCAAAAAACAGCGGGATGTATTATTG GAAAAGACTATCCGGAGCGAATAGTTGACCATGATGTTGTAATGAAGGAAAATTTAGCTAAGATGAAGAAGGCATATCAAGGCGGCAAAGAAGAAG CACCCGAAGGCGAGCcagtcaaaagaaagaaaagcgcTTCTAATGAATCCCCacctaaaattacaaaattctttaaaaagaattaa
- the LOC124312918 gene encoding origin recognition complex subunit 3-like produces MATTSSFSKGCFVFKANPQKSGRSPRKKTKKSAIVDTHDDLNASSLFAKSDKSSMEIRLDSYKKIWSATKKKSEEIISDSHKQLLHDVKTFVSENAGTGKSSIPTALISLGVNLPDHAAFFSLLDTTLKTNVSPFVAMLNSKECPSLKNMVLKTIQKLTSCDSIDDEVEEDDEDDEDDEITPIKPRSKVKTFANLSTWYSNVVMKTPLIIILQDLESFGTQQLQDFVLICRENRVRNKLPIQFIMGIATTVALQQQLHHRTSVCIATKSFQSRPSVVLLNHLIEQLFMKSSILKLGPRLMQLLLDGFLYHDLSLNSFMMRVHLIIMQHYITLPVSSLCCSVSELKNRIKQLNATDLDLYRQLPSFMKFIENNRSKISLLTDDKEFRLFLRKSLEALNTYSKNFSLSCRIIHSLSDGMPDALFGKSLREVYVNLLIGGESEDWEQFIRLLNVSSAHELRTRIEAALTTLKECDSSGSLSDFSTSLVLFSEELLRLEESKKSDAVTSPKSQNVFVPQGKKLDKFELKAQLMATAKQVRTTSEFDEVKSEIITWLNSELASRLKSPSTLVFHEIFYAGSQVQSNWDIVPWIRRQVQPVPRVAISKALSNPASYLGCSCCSLTGQETHVLSSMPDLCIVYKLHTECGRLINLYDWMLSFNAIQKKDDEDDNEEIEPIIQARFIRAVAQLQLLGFIQSSKRKTDHVARLTWGI; encoded by the exons ATGGCCACAACATCATCTTTCTCAAAG gGTTGTTTTGTATTCAAAGCAAATCCACAAAAATCGGGTCGAAgtccaagaaagaaaactaaaaagtcTGCTATTGTAGATACACACGATGATCTCAATGCTTCATCTTTATTTGCCAAAAGTGATAAGTCTTCCATGGAAATAAGGCTAGATTCCTACAAGAAAATATGGTCTGccactaaaaagaaaagcgag GAAATCATTTCAGATAGCCACAAACAACTTCTGCATGATGTTAAAACTTTTGTTAGTGAAAATGCTGGTACTGGAAAGAGCAGCATACCTACTGCTTTAATTTCTTTGGGAGTTAATCTTCCAG ATCATGCTGCCTTTTTCAGTCTACTGGATACTACTTTGAAGACCAATGTATCTCCGTTTGTGGCTATGTTAAACTCAAAAGAATGCCCTTCTCTGAAAAACATGGTGCTGAAAACAATTCAGAAACTAACGAGCTGTGACTCAATAGATGATGAggttgaagaagatgatgaagatgatgaagatgatgaaattACACCCATTAAACCAAGGTCTAAAGTTAAGACATTCGCGAATCTTTCGACGTGGTATTCCAATGTCGTAATGAAAACACCACTGATCATAATCCTTCAAGATCTGGAATCTTTTGGCACTCAACAATTGCAGGATTTTGTACTAATCTGCAG AGAAAACCGAGTCCGGAATAAGCTACCCATTCAATTTATTATGGGTATTGCGACGACAGTGGCCCTTCAGCAGCAACTTCACCACCGAACCTCCGTTTGCATAGCGACCAAATCATTCCAGTCACGACCTTCTGTTGTCCTGCTGAACCATCTCATAGAACAGCTTTTTATGAAAAGCAGCATTTTAAAACTCGGGCCCAGGTTGATGCAACTTCTACTGGATGGATTTCTTTATCACGACTTGTCGCTAAACAGTTTCATGATGCGCGTTCACCTTATAATCATGCAGCACTACATCACTCTTCCAGTCTCGTCCCTTTGCTGTTCCGTCAGTGAACTAAAA AATAGAATTAAGCAACTAAACGCAACAGATTTAGATCTTTATCGTCAGCTTCCGTCGTTTatgaaatttattgaaaacaatcgTTCAAAAATTTCACTCCTGACTGACGACAAAGAATTCCGGTTGTTTCTGCGAAAATCATTAGAG GCGCTGAACACTTACTCCAAGAACTTTTCGCTAAGCTGTCGAATTATCCATTCTCTGAGTGACGGCATGCCTGATGCGCTGTTTGGCAAAAGTTTGCGTGAAGTATACGTGAATTTGTTGATCGGTGGTGAATCTGAAGACTGGGAGCAATTTATTCGTTTGTTGAACGTTTCGTCGGCGCACGAACTTCGAACCAGAATCGAAGCTGCATTGACTACTTTGAAAGAGTGCGACTCATCTGGTTCTTTGTCGGATTTCTCCACTAGTCTCGTCCTCTTTTCAGAAGAATTATTGCGTTTGGAAGAATCTAAAAAATCCGACGCCGTTACCAgcccaaaaagtcaaaatgtaTTCGTACCTCAAGGCAAAAAACTGGACAAGTTTGAATTGAAAGCA CAATTGATGGCCACGGCGAAGCAAGTTCGGACTACCTCAGAATTTGACGAAGTAAAATCCGAGATCATAACCTGGCTGAATTCCGAGTTGGCAAGTCGTCTGAAATCTCCTTCAACCTTAGTTTTTCATGAAATTTTCTATGCTGGCAGTCAAGTTCAAA GCAATTGGGATATCGTTCCATGGATCCGGCGTCAGGTCCAACCGGTTCCTAGGGTAGCCATAAGTAAGGCTCTCTCGAATCCGGCTTCTTACCTTGGTTGCAGTTGCTGTTCTTTAACCGGACAAGAAACGCATGTTCTCTCTTCCATGCCGGATCTTTGCATCGTTTACAAATTGCATACCGAGTGCGGTCGCTTGATCAATCTTTACGACTGGATGTTATCCTTCAATGCTATTCAGAAAAAG GACGATGAAGACGACAATGAAGAAATTGAGCCAATCATTCAAGCACGTTTTATTCGAGCGGTCGCGCAGCTGCAGTTACTCGGATTCATCCAGTCGTCAAAACGAAAGACAGATCACGTTGCACGCTTGACCTGGGGAATCTAA
- the LOC124313286 gene encoding uncharacterized protein LOC124313286 → MTSSQMSNPSKVSQRFVLIRPFSQGDEIDCKKIAGFSVMSTVNRTFFSALFRETTFQLMVFLSAVLFIIVGIPFFYCAISVPLTITFLYSAIWSSAMMKSLEIQNELSLVKQQYQESSDKTTFLVAEYYGPHLDLNPGENITFINLSNFQGLEDELSNKSKKIVGFLGITRNKDKACSSWLRRFAVDQQFKRKKIATELISTASHFCYERGYASIEACITECQQEAKEFFLHHEFELEQLYHKSIMGSTAVYTKYLFRKDLKHTKSALNA, encoded by the coding sequence ATGACATCGTCTCAAATGTCGAATCCTTCTAAAGTCTCCCAGCGTTTCGTTTTGATTCGTCCCTTCTCTCAAGGCGACGAAATAGATTGCAAGAAAATTGCCGGCTTTAGTGTAATGTCAACAGTTAACCGCACATTCTTTTCAGCTTTGTTTCGCGAAACAACATTCCAGTTGATGGTGTTCCTTTCAGCTGTGTTATTCATCATAGTGGGAATTCCCTTCTTCTACTGTGCAATATCTGTGCCATTgacaataacttttctctattcGGCAATATGGAGCAGTGCCATGATGAAAAgtcttgaaattcaaaatgaattatCTCTAGTGAAGCAGCAATATCAAGAATCATCAGACAAGACCACATTTCTGGTAGCTGAATACTATGGCCCTCATTTAGATCTGAACCCAGGAGAAAACATTACTTTTATCAACCTGTCAAATTTCCAAGGATTAGAGGATGAACTTTCcaacaaatcaaagaaaattgttgGATTCTTGGGCATAACACGAAACAAAGATAAAGCCTGCAGCAGCTGGCTAAGACGATTTGCAGTTGATcaacaattcaaaagaaagaaaattgctaCTGAATTAATATCGACTGCATCTCACTTTTGTTATGAACGAGGATACGCCTCAATTGAAGCCTGTATTACCGAGTGCCAGCAAGAGGCGAAAGAATTCTTTCTTCAccatgaatttgaattggagCAACTCTACCACAAAAGTATTATGGGTAGCACAGCTGTATACACTAAGTACCTTTTCAGGAAAGATTTGAAGCATACCAAGTCAGCACTTAATGCTTAG
- the LOC124313169 gene encoding glutamate receptor ionotropic, delta-2-like, protein MAQQYQLRITFVPVNQSEIIKFGITQAIINQLVKTKEVDIIPMVLIPTVERARLMDFTIPLLIGNSRLMLRYPEEASRLAAAIQPFTLLTWASLLITFIGMIGTLVVFSLYQNSRKSRPVPMSFWEILGRNTLITLALLTGQGYYIPQNLRLHIRIPIALWCLVAVVICNAYSGTLTSFLTVTKMKPIINSLEELASSDHYKLTAEYNSAFNDKFLKAKSGYLKVLGDSLRQNPHLLFRDYSEANENVLNKNAVYMRGSIDILSRIYDDMKANNGKCRLTASKPFGDVQFLSFGLKKGQNYNSAFSKGLTRLRESGLLTYWFSQITPNIDKCLITSNNVAKLSSSKISRLNIVDASSIFLLLIVGILSSLIGFLGELTIRYLKR, encoded by the exons ATGGCTCAACAATATCAATTAAG AATCACTTTCGTGCCCGTCAATCAATCGGAGATTATAAAATTCGGAATAACCCAAGCCATTATCAATCAACTGGTCAAGACAAAA GAAGTAGATATTATCCCAATGGTACTTATCCCAACGGTAGAACGAGCCCGTCTAATGGATTTTACAATCCCTCTGCTGATTGGCAATAGTCGTTTGATGCTTCGATATCCTGAGGAAGCGAGTCGCCTAGCTGCCGCCATACAACCCTTTACATTGTTG ACTTGGGCGAGTTTGTTGATAACTTTTATAGGTATGATTGGGACATTGGTCGTCTTCAGCCTGTATCAAAATAGTCGCAAATCCAGACCAGTACCAATGTCTTTTTGGGAAATATTAGGACGGAATACACTTATTACCTTAGCGCTTCTAACTGGACAAG GATACTACATCCCGCAGAATCTCCGACTCCACATCCGAATTCCCATCGCCCTTTGGTGTTTGGTTGCGGTCGTCATCTGCAACGCTTACAGCGGCACTTTGACCTCATTCCTGACGGTTACCAAAATGAAACCAATCATCAATTCTCTAGAAGAGCTGGCGAGCAGCGACCACTACAAATTGACAGCGGAATACAACAGCGCCTTCAACGACAAATttctg AAGGCTAAATCTGGCTATCTCAAAGTCCTTGGGGATTCCCTACGCCAGAATCCCCACCTTCTCTTCCGTGATTACAGCGAAGCCAATGAGAACGTGTTGAATAAAAATGCCGTCTACATGAGA GGTAGCATTGACATTTTGAGCAGGATCTATGATGACATGAAGGCCAATAACGGGAAATGTCGGCTGACTGCTTCGAAACCCTTTGGCGATGTCCAATTCTTGTCTTTCGGActgaaaaaaggacaaaattaCAATTCTGCTTTCAGTAAAGG GTTGACGAGACTGCGCGAGAGCGGTCTGTTAACTTATTGGTTCAGTCAAATTACACCGAATATCGACAAGTGCCTGATTACCAGTAACAATGTGGCCAAGCTCAGCAGTTCCAAGATAAGCAGGTTAAATATAGTTGATGCATCGAGCATTTTCCTACTTTTGATCGTGGGAATATTGTCCTCCTTGATTGGTTTCCTTGGAGAGCTCACTATCCGCTATCTCAAGAGATAA
- the LOC124313080 gene encoding glutamate receptor ionotropic, delta-2-like — protein MLVVFLLAFLALASSTLQMKMTSAKTSMIKDSEILQGQHLRVSAFHYPPFFMVTQETDGNATYSGYCYNIIEWMAQQYQLRITFVPVNQSEIIKFGITQAIINQLVKTKEVDIVPMVLIPTVERTRSMDFTIPLLIGNSRLMLRYPEKESRLVAVVQPFSLLTWACLFITFVAMIGTLAIFSRYQNTRNSSSVSTSFWEILGRNTLTTLGCLTGQGFYIPQNLRLHIRIPIALWCLVAVVICNAYSGTLTSFLTVTKMKPIINSLEELASSDHYKLTAEYNSAFNDKFLKAKSGYLKVLGDSLRQNPHLLFRDYNEAIDNVLKKDAVYVRGGADILSRIYEDMTANNGKCRLTASKPLGDVLFLSLGLKKGEHYNTVFMKGLTRLRESGLLTYWFSQVTPNIDKCLITSNNVAKLSNSKIRKFNIADTSSIFLLLIAGMLSSLLCFLGELTIHYLKR, from the exons ATGCTAGTCGTTTTCCTCTTGGCATTCTTGGCATTGGCAAGTTCAACTCTTCAGATGAAAATGACTAGTGCTAAAACGAGTATGATTAAAGATAGCGAGATTTTGCAAGGCCAGCACTTGAGAGTGTCCGCATTTCAC TATCCTCCATTTTTCATGGTAACTCAAGAAACAGATGGCAATGCAACTTACAGCGGGTATTGTTATAACATAATTGAATGGATGGCTCAACAATATCAATTAAG AATCACTTTCGTGCCCGTCAATCAATCGGAGATTATAAAATTCGGAATAACCCAAGCCATTATCAATCAACTGGTCAAGACAAAA GAAGTAGACATCGTGCCTATGGTACTTATCCCAACGGTAGAACGAACTCGTTCAATGGATTTTACAATCCCTCTGCTGATTGGCAATAGTCGTTTGATGCTTCGCTATCCCGAGAAAGAGAGTCGCCTAGTCGCTGTTGTACAACCCTTTTCGTTGTTG ACTTGGGCGTGTTTGTTTATAACTTTTGTAGCTATGATTGGAACATTGGCCATCTTCAGTCGATATCAAAATACTCGCAATTCCAGCTCAGTGTCAACGTCATTTTGGGAAATTCTGGGACGCAATACGCTTACTACCCTAGGGTGTCTAACTGGACAAG GGTTCTACATCCCGCAGAATCTCCGACTCCACATCCGAATTCCGATCGCTCTTTGGTGTTTGGTTGCGGTCGTCATCTGCAACGCTTATAGCGGCACTCTGACCTCATTTCTGACGGTTACCAAAATGAAACCAATCATCAATTCTCTAGAAGAGCTGGCGAGCAGTGACCACTACAAATTGACAGCGGAATACAACAGCGCATTCAACGACAAATTTCTG AAGGCTAAATCTGGCTATCTCAAAGTCCTTGGTGATTCTCTACGCCAGAACCCCCATCTTCTCTTTCGTGATTACAACGAAGCAATTGATAACGTGTTGAAAAAAGATGCCGTCTACGTGAGA GGTGGTGCTGACATTTTGAGCAGGATCTATGAGGATATGACAGCCAATAATGGTAAATGTCGGCTGACTGCTTCGAAACCGTTGGGCGATGTCCTGTTTTTATCTTTGGGACTAAAAAAGGGCGAACATTACAACACTGTTTTCATGAAAGG gTTGACAAGACTGCGCGAGAGTGGTCTGCTAACTTATTGGTTCAGTCAAGTTACACCGAATATCGACAAGTGCCTGATTACCAGTAACAACGTGGCCAAGCTCAGCAATTCAAAGATTCGCAAGTTCAATATAGCTGACACATCTAgcatttttctccttttgatcGCCGGAATGTTGTCCTCCTTGCTTTGTTTCCTTGGAGAGCTTACGATCCACTATCTCAAGAGATAA